A stretch of the Pseudomonas sp. ACM7 genome encodes the following:
- a CDS encoding DMT family transporter, with translation MFVLSKNTALAAASTSLFVLLWSSGAIFSKWGLAHASPFAFLLIRFAIAICGLVLLVPLLKLKLPKGGKPMVYAMATGVVLLGAYQIFYLLALDLKVTPGVMATIMGVQPILTVVIMERQRSANRMFGLALGLAGLIMVVYQGIGLAGMSFAGMLFGLLALASMTFGSIMQKRITENPLGTLPVQYLAGLLLCGIFVPFQPFHFEHSTGFIVPVLWMGLVVSVLATLLLYRLIARGNLVNVTSLFYLVPAVTAVMDYLIFGNRLAALSMLGMLLIIIGLVFVFRKNA, from the coding sequence ATGTTTGTCCTTTCGAAAAACACCGCGCTCGCGGCGGCGTCCACGAGCCTGTTCGTTTTGCTGTGGAGCAGCGGGGCGATCTTCTCCAAATGGGGCTTGGCCCACGCGTCACCCTTTGCTTTTCTGTTGATTCGCTTCGCTATCGCAATCTGCGGATTGGTGCTGCTGGTGCCGTTGCTCAAGCTGAAACTGCCCAAGGGCGGCAAGCCGATGGTGTATGCGATGGCCACCGGCGTGGTGTTGCTGGGGGCTTATCAGATTTTCTATCTGCTGGCCCTGGACCTCAAAGTCACACCGGGCGTCATGGCAACGATCATGGGCGTGCAGCCCATTCTTACGGTGGTGATCATGGAGCGTCAGCGATCAGCCAACAGAATGTTTGGTTTGGCACTGGGTTTGGCCGGGTTGATCATGGTGGTGTACCAAGGCATCGGTCTGGCCGGCATGTCGTTCGCCGGAATGCTCTTCGGTTTGCTGGCGCTGGCGAGCATGACGTTCGGCTCGATCATGCAGAAACGCATCACCGAAAATCCCCTCGGCACGCTGCCAGTGCAGTACCTGGCGGGGCTGTTGCTCTGCGGGATCTTCGTACCGTTCCAGCCCTTTCATTTCGAACACAGCACCGGTTTCATCGTGCCAGTGTTGTGGATGGGATTGGTCGTGTCGGTGCTGGCGACCTTGTTGCTGTATCGGCTGATTGCACGGGGCAATCTGGTGAATGTCACCAGTCTGTTTTACCTGGTGCCGGCGGTGACGGCGGTGATGGACTACCTGATTTTCGGCAACCGGCTGGCGGCGTTGAGCATGCTTGGCATGTTGCTGATCATCATCGGTCTGGTGTTCGTATTCCGTAAAAACGCTTGA
- a CDS encoding DMT family transporter: protein MNPVDTLRLLSLAAIWGASFLFMRIIAPVIGTIPTAFFRVSIAAVGLLVILGLMRISWDFKGKLKTVMLLGVINSGIPATLYSVAAQVLPAGYSAIFNATTPLMGVLIGGLFFHEKLTAAKLGGVFLGLLGVGILTRAGPVAFDMELMMGALACLLATTCYGFAGFLARRWLDQAGGLDSRLSAVGSMLGATLFLLPLFGYSVISQPPESWGGWSVWLSLLGLGLVCTALAYIIYFRLLSSVGPVKSMTTTFLIPPFGVLWGALLLDEPLSMAHIYGGVLIAAALWLVLKTTVVKSKEVVAR from the coding sequence GTGAACCCCGTCGATACTCTGCGTTTGTTGTCGCTCGCCGCCATTTGGGGCGCTAGCTTTCTGTTCATGCGCATCATTGCCCCGGTGATTGGCACAATCCCCACTGCCTTTTTCCGCGTGTCGATTGCCGCGGTCGGCCTGTTGGTGATCCTGGGGCTGATGCGCATCAGCTGGGATTTCAAAGGCAAACTCAAAACCGTGATGCTGCTTGGAGTGATCAACTCCGGGATTCCGGCGACCCTGTACTCGGTAGCCGCCCAGGTGCTGCCGGCCGGTTACTCGGCGATTTTCAACGCCACCACGCCATTGATGGGCGTGCTGATCGGAGGTCTGTTCTTCCATGAAAAACTCACCGCCGCCAAACTTGGCGGCGTGTTCCTCGGGCTGTTGGGCGTGGGCATCCTGACCCGAGCCGGTCCGGTGGCGTTCGACATGGAACTGATGATGGGCGCCCTCGCCTGCCTGCTCGCCACGACCTGCTACGGTTTCGCCGGGTTCCTCGCGCGCCGCTGGCTTGATCAGGCCGGTGGTCTCGACAGTCGTCTATCGGCGGTGGGCAGCATGCTGGGTGCGACATTGTTTCTGTTGCCGCTGTTCGGTTACAGCGTGATCAGCCAGCCACCGGAGAGCTGGGGCGGCTGGAGTGTCTGGTTGTCATTGCTGGGTTTGGGGCTGGTGTGTACGGCGCTTGCGTACATTATTTACTTCCGGTTGCTCAGCTCGGTCGGGCCGGTGAAGTCGATGACCACGACCTTTCTGATTCCGCCGTTCGGGGTGTTGTGGGGAGCGCTGTTGCTGGATGAGCCGTTGTCGATGGCGCATATCTATGGCGGGGTGTTGATTGCGGCGGCGTTGTGGTTGGTGTTGAAGACGACGGTGGTGAAGTCGAAAGAGGTGGTTGCCAGGTAG
- the cysK gene encoding cysteine synthase A — translation MSRIYADNAHSIGNTPLVQINRIAPRGVTILAKIEGRNPGYSVKCRIGASMIWDAESTGKLKPGMTIVEPTSGNTGIGLAFVAAARGYKLMLTMPASMSIERRKVLKALGAELVLTEPAKGMKGAIEKAAEIVASDPAAYFMPSQFENPANPGIHEKTTGPEIWNDTDGAVDVLVAGVGTGGTITGVSRYIKNTQGKPIISVAVEPAVSPVITQAMAGEEIKPSPHKIQGIGAGFVPKNLDLSMVDRVELVSDEESKAMALRLMQEEGILSGISCGAAMAVAVRLAETPEMQGKTIVVILPDSGERYLSSMLFSDLFTDQENQQ, via the coding sequence ATGAGCCGTATCTACGCTGACAACGCTCATTCCATCGGCAATACGCCGCTGGTGCAGATCAACCGTATCGCCCCGCGCGGCGTGACCATCCTGGCCAAGATCGAAGGGCGTAACCCCGGTTACTCGGTCAAGTGCCGGATCGGTGCGAGCATGATCTGGGACGCCGAAAGCACCGGCAAACTCAAGCCTGGAATGACCATCGTCGAACCGACCTCGGGCAATACCGGTATCGGCCTGGCATTCGTTGCTGCGGCCCGCGGTTACAAGCTGATGCTGACCATGCCGGCGTCCATGAGTATCGAGCGACGCAAAGTGCTCAAGGCACTGGGGGCCGAACTGGTACTGACCGAACCGGCCAAGGGCATGAAAGGAGCGATCGAAAAGGCTGCTGAAATTGTCGCCAGCGACCCGGCTGCCTACTTCATGCCGTCGCAGTTTGAGAACCCGGCCAACCCGGGCATCCACGAAAAAACGACCGGTCCGGAAATCTGGAACGACACCGACGGTGCAGTCGACGTACTGGTGGCAGGCGTCGGAACGGGTGGAACCATTACCGGGGTTTCGCGGTATATCAAGAATACCCAGGGCAAACCGATTATCTCGGTGGCGGTGGAGCCAGCGGTGTCGCCAGTCATCACCCAGGCAATGGCCGGTGAAGAAATCAAGCCGAGCCCTCACAAGATCCAGGGTATTGGTGCCGGTTTTGTGCCGAAGAATCTTGATCTGTCGATGGTCGATCGGGTTGAGTTGGTCAGCGATGAAGAATCCAAGGCCATGGCCCTGCGACTGATGCAGGAAGAAGGGATTTTGAGCGGCATTTCCTGCGGGGCCGCCATGGCGGTGGCCGTCCGTCTGGCGGAAACCCCGGAAATGCAGGGCAAGACCATCGTGGTGATCCTGCCGGACTCCGGTGAACGCTACCTGTCGAGCATGCTGTTCAGTGATCTGTTTACCGATCAGGAGAATCAGCAGTAG
- a CDS encoding aspartyl/asparaginyl beta-hydroxylase domain-containing protein, which yields MTFSLAAKASLLLLFLGSTLYVHLRGKARLPVLRQFVNHSALFAPYNALMYLFSGVPSKPYLDRSKFPELDVLKDNWEVIRDEAMHLFDEGYIRAAERNNDAGFGSFFKKGWKRFYLKWYDKPLPSAEALCPKTVALVSSIPNVKGAMFALLPGGSHLNPHRDPFAGSLRYHLGLSTPNSDDCRIFVDGQVYAWRDGEDVMFDETYVHWVKNETDKTRVILFCDIERPLSNRLMTRINRWISGLLGRATAPQNLDDERVGGINQAYAWSKNSSDKFSGVIKKWKRRNPKAYRVLRPVLAVVVLTLLGYWLFG from the coding sequence ATGACCTTTTCCCTTGCCGCGAAAGCGTCGCTGTTGCTGCTGTTCCTCGGCAGCACTCTCTATGTGCATTTGCGCGGCAAGGCACGATTGCCGGTCCTGCGTCAGTTCGTCAACCATTCAGCGTTGTTCGCGCCCTATAACGCTTTGATGTACCTGTTCTCCGGTGTGCCGTCCAAACCCTATCTGGACCGCAGCAAGTTCCCGGAACTGGACGTGCTCAAGGACAACTGGGAAGTCATCCGCGACGAAGCGATGCACCTCTTCGACGAGGGCTACATTCGCGCCGCCGAAAGGAACAACGACGCCGGTTTCGGATCGTTCTTCAAAAAAGGCTGGAAGCGTTTCTACCTCAAGTGGTACGACAAACCGCTTCCCTCAGCTGAAGCCTTGTGCCCGAAAACCGTGGCCTTGGTCAGCAGCATTCCCAACGTCAAAGGCGCCATGTTCGCGTTGCTGCCAGGCGGCAGCCACCTCAACCCGCATCGCGATCCGTTCGCCGGTTCCCTGCGTTATCACCTGGGGCTGTCGACGCCGAACTCCGACGATTGCCGGATCTTCGTCGACGGTCAGGTCTATGCCTGGCGTGATGGTGAAGACGTGATGTTCGACGAAACCTATGTGCATTGGGTCAAGAACGAAACCGACAAGACGCGGGTCATCCTGTTTTGCGACATCGAACGACCGTTGAGCAACCGCCTGATGACCCGCATCAACCGCTGGATCAGCGGCCTGCTCGGTCGCGCGACTGCACCGCAGAACCTTGATGATGAACGTGTTGGCGGGATTAACCAGGCTTACGCCTGGAGCAAGAACTCCAGCGACAAGTTCAGTGGCGTGATCAAAAAGTGGAAGCGTCGCAATCCCAAGGCCTACCGCGTGCTGCGACCGGTGTTGGCGGTGGTGGTGCTGACATTGTTGGGGTATTGGTTGTTTGGGTGA
- a CDS encoding DUF748 domain-containing protein has protein sequence MKRRYSWPLWILAGLVVLLIALHIALPYMVRDYLNDKLADMGDYRGQITDVDLALWRGAYKINGLKIVKVEGKVPVPFVNAPLIDLSVSWHSLLYDHAVVAEVKFFNPEVNFVDGGANKQNSQTGQGTDWRAQLSKLAPITLNEVRISDGKISFRNFNSKPPVNMNATQVNASIYNLTNVVDTKGKRDARFEGKALLLGHAPLETTATFDPLSNFEDFEFRLRAKNIELKRMNDFASAYGKFDFNAGHGDVVIEAQAKKAQLTGYIKPLLKDVDVFNWHQDVENKDKGIFRSIWEAIVGGSETVLKNQGKNQFATRVELSGNVHRRDISAFEAFLQILRNGFIQAFNAQYERPKPDAG, from the coding sequence ATGAAACGCAGATACAGTTGGCCCCTGTGGATCCTCGCTGGCCTCGTTGTGCTGCTGATTGCCCTGCACATCGCCCTGCCCTACATGGTGCGCGACTACCTGAACGACAAGCTGGCGGACATGGGCGACTACCGTGGCCAGATCACTGATGTGGACCTGGCCCTGTGGCGCGGAGCGTACAAAATCAACGGACTGAAAATCGTCAAGGTCGAGGGCAAGGTTCCGGTGCCTTTCGTCAACGCGCCGCTGATCGATCTTTCTGTCAGCTGGCACTCGCTCTTGTACGACCACGCCGTTGTGGCCGAGGTGAAGTTCTTCAACCCCGAGGTGAACTTCGTCGACGGCGGCGCCAACAAGCAAAACTCCCAGACCGGTCAGGGCACCGACTGGCGTGCGCAGTTGAGCAAACTGGCCCCCATCACCCTGAACGAAGTGCGGATCAGCGATGGCAAGATCAGTTTCCGCAACTTCAATTCCAAGCCCCCCGTGAACATGAACGCCACTCAGGTCAACGCCAGCATCTATAACCTGACCAACGTGGTCGACACCAAAGGCAAGCGCGATGCTCGCTTCGAAGGCAAGGCGCTGCTGCTCGGGCACGCACCACTGGAAACCACCGCCACCTTCGACCCCTTAAGCAACTTTGAAGATTTCGAGTTCCGCCTGCGGGCCAAAAACATCGAGCTCAAACGCATGAACGACTTTGCCTCCGCCTATGGCAAGTTCGACTTCAATGCAGGTCACGGTGATGTGGTCATTGAAGCGCAGGCTAAAAAAGCTCAATTAACGGGTTACATCAAACCGCTGCTAAAGGACGTCGACGTGTTCAATTGGCATCAGGACGTCGAGAACAAGGACAAAGGGATTTTCCGCTCCATTTGGGAGGCCATCGTCGGCGGCTCCGAAACGGTGCTGAAAAACCAGGGCAAAAACCAGTTTGCGACTCGCGTGGAACTGAGCGGCAATGTGCATCGCCGAGATATCAGCGCATTCGAGGCTTTTTTGCAGATTTTACGCAACGGCTTCATCCAGGCGTTCAATGCCCAATACGAACGACCCAAGCCGGATGCGGGCTAA
- a CDS encoding DUF2442 domain-containing protein, giving the protein MLPMKRPRLSAVQALPDHRLTLTFIDGQQLNLDLSRDLRAYPGLQPLLEVGAFDGATLGDDGWSVEWPELDIQIGADTLYLDALAQNASDENTRIFIDWRARTGLPLNQAAEALGVSARSITRYSSGREAVPRSLALACLGWDFLQQQSNPARVAEETGRYIVTRKP; this is encoded by the coding sequence ATGTTACCCATGAAACGACCACGGCTGTCGGCCGTGCAGGCGTTGCCGGATCACCGCCTGACGCTAACCTTTATCGACGGTCAGCAACTGAACCTCGATTTGAGTCGGGACCTGCGCGCCTATCCGGGGTTGCAGCCGTTGCTGGAGGTTGGCGCTTTCGATGGGGCAACCCTGGGCGACGATGGCTGGAGCGTTGAGTGGCCCGAACTGGACATCCAGATCGGCGCAGACACTCTTTATCTGGATGCGCTCGCGCAAAACGCATCGGACGAAAACACGCGGATTTTTATCGACTGGCGCGCTCGTACCGGGCTGCCACTCAATCAGGCGGCCGAAGCGTTGGGGGTCAGTGCTCGCAGCATCACGCGCTACAGCAGTGGGCGTGAAGCCGTACCGCGATCGCTGGCACTGGCCTGCCTGGGCTGGGACTTCTTGCAGCAGCAATCGAACCCGGCGCGGGTGGCCGAAGAAACCGGTCGCTACATCGTCACCCGAAAACCTTAG
- a CDS encoding DUF4160 domain-containing protein — protein sequence MSTKYRFRDTYRIQLREKDHPPPHVHLTGGGLDGMLSLETVEVMVGKAPPLIIKEALAWVSAHQVQLLEDWKRCYP from the coding sequence ATGTCTACTAAATACCGATTTCGCGATACGTACCGCATTCAGTTGCGCGAGAAGGATCATCCGCCGCCCCATGTCCACCTGACCGGTGGCGGGCTGGACGGCATGCTCAGCCTTGAAACCGTCGAAGTGATGGTGGGCAAGGCGCCGCCGCTGATTATCAAGGAAGCGCTGGCGTGGGTCAGTGCCCATCAGGTGCAATTGCTGGAGGATTGGAAACGATGTTACCCATGA